In one Cronobacter dublinensis subsp. dublinensis LMG 23823 genomic region, the following are encoded:
- the hisP gene encoding histidine ABC transporter ATP-binding protein HisP produces MSENKLNVTDLHKRYGEHEVLKGVSLKANAGDVISIIGSSGSGKSTFLRCINFLEKPSEGTIVVNNQNITLVRDKDGQLKVADKNQLRLLRTRLTMVFQHFNLWSHMTVLENVMEAPVQVLGLSKQDARERAVKYLAKVGIDERAQGKYPVHLSGGQQQRVSIARALAMEPDVLLFDEPTSALDPELVGEVLRIMQKLAEEGKTMVVVTHEMEFARHVSSHVIFLHQGKIEEEGPPDALFNNPQSPRLQQFLKGSLK; encoded by the coding sequence ATGTCTGAAAATAAATTAAACGTGACCGATCTGCACAAGCGCTACGGCGAACATGAAGTGCTCAAAGGCGTCTCGCTGAAGGCGAACGCCGGGGATGTGATTAGCATTATCGGCTCCTCCGGCTCCGGTAAAAGCACCTTCCTGCGCTGCATTAACTTTCTGGAAAAGCCGAGCGAAGGCACGATCGTGGTGAATAACCAGAACATCACGCTGGTGCGCGACAAAGACGGGCAGCTTAAGGTGGCGGATAAAAACCAGCTACGCCTGTTGCGCACGCGCCTGACGATGGTGTTCCAGCATTTCAACCTGTGGAGCCATATGACGGTACTGGAAAACGTCATGGAAGCGCCGGTTCAGGTGCTGGGCTTAAGCAAACAGGATGCGCGCGAACGGGCGGTGAAATATCTCGCCAAAGTGGGCATCGATGAGCGCGCGCAGGGGAAATACCCGGTGCATCTCTCGGGCGGCCAGCAGCAGCGCGTGTCGATTGCTCGCGCGCTGGCGATGGAGCCGGATGTGCTGCTGTTTGACGAGCCGACCTCCGCGCTCGACCCGGAGCTGGTGGGCGAAGTGCTGCGTATCATGCAAAAGCTCGCCGAAGAGGGCAAAACGATGGTCGTGGTCACGCATGAAATGGAGTTTGCCCGCCACGTCTCGTCGCACGTGATTTTTCTGCATCAGGGCAAAATCGAAGAAGAAGGGCCGCCGGACGCGCTCTTTAACAATCCGCAAAGCCCGCGCCTGCAACAGTTTCTGAAGGGATCGCTGAAGTAA
- a CDS encoding ABC transporter permease produces the protein MIEILQEYWKSLLWTDGYRFTGVAITLWLLIASVVMGGVLALFLAIGRVSENKAVWFPIWLFTYVFRGTPLYVQLLVFYSGMYTLEVVKGTALLNEFFRSGLNCTVLALTLNTCAYTTEIFAGAIRAVPHGEIEAARAYGFSRVKMYRCIILPSALRIALPAYSNEVILMLHSTALAFTATVPDLLKIARDINSATYQPFTAFGIAAVLYLIISYVLISLFRKAEKRWLRHLKPASTH, from the coding sequence GTGATTGAGATCCTTCAGGAGTACTGGAAATCCCTGCTCTGGACCGACGGTTACCGCTTTACGGGCGTGGCGATTACGCTCTGGCTGCTTATCGCCTCGGTGGTGATGGGCGGCGTGCTGGCGCTGTTTCTGGCGATTGGCCGCGTCTCGGAAAATAAAGCGGTCTGGTTCCCCATCTGGCTCTTTACGTATGTGTTTCGCGGCACGCCGCTTTACGTGCAACTGCTGGTGTTTTACTCGGGCATGTACACGCTGGAGGTGGTAAAAGGCACCGCGCTGCTGAATGAGTTTTTCCGCAGCGGGCTGAACTGTACCGTGCTGGCGCTGACGCTTAACACCTGCGCATACACTACCGAGATTTTCGCGGGCGCTATTCGCGCCGTGCCGCATGGCGAAATAGAGGCGGCGCGCGCCTACGGGTTTTCGCGCGTGAAGATGTATCGCTGCATCATTCTGCCGTCGGCGCTGCGTATCGCGCTGCCTGCCTACAGCAACGAAGTGATCCTGATGCTGCACTCCACGGCGCTGGCGTTTACCGCCACCGTGCCGGATTTGCTGAAAATCGCCCGCGACATCAACTCCGCCACTTACCAGCCGTTTACGGCGTTCGGCATCGCGGCGGTGCTCTACCTGATTATCTCTTACGTGCTGATAAGCCTGTTCCGCAAGGCGGAAAAGCGCTGGCTGCGGCACCTGAAACCGGCTTCAACGCACTGA
- a CDS encoding histidine ABC transporter permease HisQ, with translation MLYGFSQVILQGALVTLELALSAVVLSVAIGLVGAGAKLSRNRPLALIFEAYTTLIRGVPDLVLMLLIFYGLQIALNSVTDALGFSQFDIDPMVAGIITLGFIYGAYFTETFRGAFLAVPRGHIEAATAFGFTGSQTFRRILFPSMMRFALPGIGNNWQVILKATALVSLLGLEDVVKATQLAGKSTWQPFYFAIVCGLIYLVFTTLSNGILLLLERRYTVGVKRADL, from the coding sequence ATGCTGTATGGGTTTTCACAGGTAATACTCCAGGGGGCGCTTGTCACCCTGGAGCTGGCGCTCAGCGCCGTAGTCCTCTCGGTGGCGATTGGTCTGGTTGGGGCGGGCGCGAAGCTGTCGCGCAACCGTCCGCTGGCGCTCATTTTCGAAGCGTATACCACGCTTATCCGCGGCGTGCCCGATCTGGTGCTGATGCTGCTGATTTTCTACGGCCTGCAGATCGCGCTGAACAGCGTGACCGATGCGCTGGGGTTCAGCCAGTTTGATATCGACCCGATGGTCGCGGGCATTATCACGCTCGGCTTTATCTATGGCGCTTACTTCACTGAAACCTTCCGTGGGGCGTTTCTCGCCGTGCCGCGAGGCCACATCGAGGCGGCGACCGCGTTTGGCTTTACCGGCTCGCAGACCTTTCGCCGCATTCTGTTCCCGTCGATGATGCGTTTTGCGCTGCCGGGTATCGGCAACAACTGGCAGGTGATTTTAAAAGCCACCGCGCTGGTGTCGCTGCTGGGGCTGGAAGATGTGGTCAAGGCGACGCAGCTTGCCGGCAAAAGCACCTGGCAGCCGTTTTACTTCGCGATCGTCTGCGGGCTGATTTATCTGGTGTTTACCACGCTCTCCAACGGCATCCTGCTGCTGCTTGAGCGCCGCTACACCGTGGGCGTGAAGAGGGCCGACCTGTGA
- the hisJ gene encoding histidine ABC transporter substrate-binding protein HisJ, with amino-acid sequence MKKRLLALSLGLALSSISGAFAAIPQHLRIGTDPTYAPFESKNAQGELVGFDIDLAKELCKRIQTQCSFIEQPLDALIPSLKAKKIDAIMSSLSITEKRQQEIAFTDKLYAADSRLVVAKGSPVQPTLEALKGKRVGVLQGTTQETYGNVHWAPKGVEIVSYQGQDNIYSDLTAGRIDAAFQDEVAASEGFLKQPVGKDYQFGGPSIKDEKLFGVGTGMGIRKDDDELRLALNKAFAEMRADGTYEKLAKKYFDFNVYGD; translated from the coding sequence ATGAAAAAACGGCTGTTAGCACTTTCTCTGGGGCTGGCTCTTTCCAGCATTTCTGGCGCTTTCGCAGCAATTCCGCAGCATTTACGTATCGGCACCGATCCGACCTACGCGCCGTTTGAATCGAAAAACGCGCAGGGCGAACTGGTCGGTTTTGATATCGATCTGGCGAAAGAGCTGTGCAAACGCATCCAGACACAATGTTCTTTCATTGAGCAGCCGCTCGACGCGCTGATCCCGTCCCTGAAAGCGAAGAAAATCGACGCCATTATGTCCTCGCTGTCGATTACCGAAAAGCGCCAGCAGGAGATTGCGTTTACCGACAAACTCTACGCCGCCGATTCCCGTCTGGTGGTCGCTAAAGGCTCGCCTGTCCAGCCGACGCTTGAGGCGCTTAAAGGCAAACGCGTGGGCGTGCTCCAGGGCACGACGCAGGAAACCTACGGCAACGTACACTGGGCGCCGAAGGGCGTGGAGATTGTCTCCTATCAGGGCCAGGACAACATTTACTCCGACCTGACCGCCGGGCGCATCGACGCCGCGTTCCAGGATGAAGTGGCCGCCAGCGAAGGCTTTCTGAAACAGCCGGTGGGCAAGGATTACCAGTTCGGCGGCCCGTCGATTAAAGATGAAAAACTCTTTGGCGTCGGTACCGGCATGGGTATTCGCAAAGACGATGACGAGCTGCGCCTGGCGCTGAACAAGGCGTTTGCAGAGATGCGCGCCGACGGCACCTACGAGAAGCTCGCCAAAAAGTATTTTGATTTCAACGTTTACGGCGACTAA
- the argT gene encoding lysine/arginine/ornithine ABC transporter substrate-binding protein ArgT, with the protein MKKKVLAFSLLLGLSTSASVFAALPQTVRIGTDATYAPFSSKDAKGDFVGFDIDLGNEMCKRMQVKCTWVGSDFDSLIPSLKAKKIDAIISSLSITEKRQKEIAFSEKLYAADSRLIAAKGATIQPTIDSLKGKHVGVLQGSTQEAYANEKWRAKGVDVVAYQNQDLIYSDLAAGRLDAALQDEVAASEGFLKQPAGKDYAFAGPSVKDKNYFGDGTGVGLRKDDAELKAAFDKAFTEIRKDGTYDKMAKKYFDFNVYGD; encoded by the coding sequence ATGAAGAAGAAGGTGCTCGCGTTCTCCTTACTGCTTGGCCTTTCCACCAGCGCCAGCGTATTCGCCGCGCTTCCCCAGACCGTACGCATTGGCACTGACGCCACCTACGCGCCGTTCTCTTCAAAAGACGCCAAAGGCGATTTTGTCGGGTTCGATATCGATCTCGGTAACGAGATGTGCAAACGCATGCAGGTAAAATGCACCTGGGTCGGCAGCGATTTTGACTCGCTGATCCCCTCACTCAAGGCGAAAAAGATAGATGCGATTATCTCTTCGCTCTCCATCACTGAAAAACGCCAGAAAGAGATAGCGTTCTCCGAGAAACTTTACGCGGCGGATTCCCGCCTGATAGCCGCCAAAGGCGCGACTATTCAGCCGACCATTGATTCCCTCAAAGGCAAACATGTCGGCGTGCTGCAGGGCTCTACTCAGGAAGCTTACGCCAATGAGAAGTGGCGTGCGAAAGGCGTGGATGTGGTGGCCTACCAGAACCAGGATCTGATCTACTCCGATCTGGCGGCGGGCCGTCTCGACGCCGCGCTGCAGGATGAAGTGGCCGCAAGTGAAGGGTTCCTCAAGCAGCCTGCCGGGAAAGACTATGCGTTCGCGGGGCCGTCGGTAAAAGATAAGAACTACTTTGGCGACGGCACGGGCGTGGGGCTGCGTAAAGATGACGCCGAGCTGAAAGCCGCGTTTGATAAAGCCTTCACCGAAATCCGCAAAGACGGCACTTACGACAAGATGGCCAAAAAGTATTTTGATTTTAACGTGTATGGCGACTGA
- a CDS encoding UbiX family flavin prenyltransferase: protein MKKIIVGISGASGAIYGIRLLQTLQAVPEVETHLIMSQAARQTLALETDMTVRDVQALADVNHDARDIAASVSSGSFKTDGMIILPCSIKTLSGIVNSYTDGLLTRAADVVLKERRRLVLCVRETPLHLGHLRLMTQAAELGAVIMPPMPAFYHRPQTLDDVINQTVNRALDQLDITLPADLFTRWPGA from the coding sequence ATGAAAAAAATCATTGTCGGTATTTCCGGCGCCAGCGGCGCGATTTACGGCATTCGGCTGTTGCAGACGCTCCAGGCGGTGCCGGAAGTGGAAACCCATCTCATTATGAGCCAGGCCGCGCGTCAGACGCTGGCGCTGGAAACGGACATGACCGTGCGCGATGTCCAGGCGCTGGCCGATGTGAACCACGACGCGCGCGATATCGCCGCCAGCGTCTCTTCCGGCTCGTTTAAAACTGATGGAATGATTATTTTGCCGTGCTCGATTAAAACGCTCTCCGGCATTGTGAACAGCTATACCGACGGCCTCCTGACGCGCGCGGCGGATGTGGTGCTGAAAGAGCGCCGCAGGCTGGTGCTGTGCGTGCGCGAAACGCCGCTGCATCTCGGTCACTTACGCCTGATGACCCAGGCGGCGGAACTGGGTGCTGTGATTATGCCGCCCATGCCCGCGTTTTATCACCGCCCGCAGACGCTGGACGATGTGATTAACCAGACGGTCAACCGCGCGCTCGATCAGCTCGATATTACGCTGCCCGCCGATCTCTTCACCCGCTGGCCTGGCGCGTAA
- the purF gene encoding amidophosphoribosyltransferase, with protein sequence MCGIVGIAGVMPVNQSIYDALTVLQHRGQDAAGIITIDANNGFRLRKANGLVNDVFEARHMQRLQGNMGIGHVRYPTAGSSSASEAQPFYVNSPYGITLAHNGNLTNAHELRKMLFEEKRRHINTTSDSEILLNVFASELDNFRHYPLEADNIFAAIAAMNRLIRGAYACVAMIIGHGMVAFRDPNGIRPLVLGKRDAGNGRTEYMVASESVALDTLGFEFLRDVAPGEAVYISEKGQLFTRQCADNPVSNPCLFEYVYFARPDSFIDKISVYSARVEMGKKLGEKIAREWEDLDIDVVIPIPETSCDIALEIARILNKPYRQGFVKNRYVGRTFIMPGQHLRRKSVRRKLNANRAEFRDKNVLLVDDSIVRGTTSEQIIEMAREAGAKKVYLASAAPEIRFPNVYGIDMPSANELIAHGREVDEIRQIIGADGLIFQDLDDLIEAVRAENPDIQQFECSVFNGVYVTKDVDHQYLEYLESLRNDDAKAVMRQNEVENLEMHNEG encoded by the coding sequence ATGTGCGGTATTGTCGGGATCGCCGGTGTTATGCCGGTCAACCAGTCGATTTATGACGCGTTAACGGTGCTTCAGCACCGCGGGCAGGATGCCGCAGGCATCATCACCATCGATGCGAATAATGGTTTCCGTCTGCGTAAAGCGAACGGCCTGGTGAATGATGTGTTCGAAGCCCGCCACATGCAGCGTCTGCAGGGCAACATGGGTATCGGCCACGTGCGCTACCCGACAGCGGGCAGCTCCAGCGCCTCCGAAGCCCAGCCGTTCTATGTGAACTCGCCCTACGGCATTACCCTTGCCCACAACGGCAACCTCACGAACGCCCATGAACTGCGCAAAATGCTCTTTGAAGAGAAGCGCCGTCATATCAACACCACCTCAGATTCTGAAATCCTGCTCAACGTCTTTGCCAGCGAGCTCGATAACTTCCGTCATTACCCGCTGGAAGCGGACAACATTTTCGCGGCCATCGCGGCGATGAACCGCCTGATCCGTGGCGCTTACGCCTGCGTGGCGATGATTATCGGTCACGGCATGGTGGCGTTCCGCGACCCTAACGGCATCCGCCCGCTGGTGCTCGGCAAACGCGACGCCGGTAACGGGCGCACCGAATATATGGTGGCCTCCGAGAGCGTGGCGCTCGACACGCTGGGCTTTGAATTCCTGCGCGATGTCGCCCCTGGCGAAGCGGTTTACATCAGCGAAAAAGGCCAGCTGTTTACCCGCCAGTGCGCGGATAACCCGGTCAGCAACCCGTGCCTGTTCGAGTATGTCTACTTCGCCCGCCCGGATTCCTTTATCGACAAGATTTCCGTTTACAGCGCCCGCGTTGAGATGGGCAAAAAGCTCGGCGAGAAAATCGCGCGCGAGTGGGAAGATCTGGATATCGACGTGGTTATCCCGATCCCGGAAACCTCCTGCGATATCGCGCTGGAAATCGCGCGTATCCTCAACAAACCCTACCGCCAGGGCTTTGTGAAGAACCGCTATGTCGGGCGCACCTTTATCATGCCGGGCCAGCACCTGCGCCGTAAGTCGGTGCGCCGCAAGCTCAACGCCAACCGCGCCGAGTTCCGCGATAAAAACGTGCTGCTGGTCGATGACTCTATCGTGCGCGGCACCACCTCCGAGCAGATTATCGAAATGGCCCGCGAAGCAGGGGCGAAGAAGGTCTATCTGGCCTCTGCCGCGCCAGAAATTCGCTTCCCGAACGTTTACGGTATCGACATGCCGAGCGCCAACGAGCTTATCGCGCATGGCCGCGAAGTGGACGAAATCCGCCAGATAATCGGTGCCGACGGCCTGATTTTCCAGGATCTCGACGATCTCATCGAAGCGGTACGCGCTGAAAACCCGGACATCCAGCAGTTCGAGTGTTCGGTGTTTAACGGCGTTTACGTCACTAAAGATGTCGACCACCAGTATCTGGAATATCTGGAATCTCTGCGTAACGACGACGCGAAAGCCGTGATGCGCCAGAACGAAGTCGAAAATTTAGAGATGCACAACGAAGGCTAA
- the cvpA gene encoding colicin V production protein, whose translation MVWIDYAIIAVVGFSCLVSLIRGFVREALSLVTWGCAFFVASHYYTYLAVWFTGFEDELVRNGIAIAVLFIATLIVGAIVNYVIGALVEKTGLSGTDRVLGICFGALRGVLIVAAILFFLDTFTGLSKSEDWQKSQLIPQFSFIIRWFFDYLQSSSSFLPR comes from the coding sequence ATGGTCTGGATAGATTACGCCATCATTGCAGTAGTGGGTTTCTCGTGCCTGGTCAGCCTGATCCGCGGGTTCGTGAGAGAGGCGCTGTCGCTTGTCACCTGGGGCTGCGCTTTCTTTGTCGCCAGCCATTACTACACTTACCTGGCAGTCTGGTTCACCGGCTTTGAAGATGAACTGGTACGTAATGGGATTGCTATCGCGGTGCTGTTTATCGCGACGCTTATCGTCGGTGCGATAGTCAACTATGTGATTGGCGCGCTGGTGGAGAAAACCGGCCTGTCGGGTACTGACAGGGTGTTGGGGATCTGTTTCGGCGCCTTGCGGGGCGTGCTGATTGTCGCCGCCATTCTGTTCTTTCTTGATACCTTCACGGGCCTGTCCAAAAGCGAGGACTGGCAAAAGTCCCAGCTCATCCCGCAGTTCAGTTTCATCATCAGATGGTTCTTTGACTATCTGCAAAGCTCGTCAAGTTTCCTGCCCCGGTAA
- the dedD gene encoding cell division protein DedD has translation MASKFQNRLVGTIVLVALGVIVLPGLLDGQKKHYQDEFAAIPLVPKPGDRDEPDMLPAATQALPSQPPEGAAEEVRAGNAVTSSIDTTRLPADTGAELDDVPVTPVKPKATEPARTRPADKPQSKPQRDKTDEQLAMVSEAEAPAKPEPAKTTPPEKAQTPPAGKAYVVQLGALKNADKVNEIVGKLRSAGYRAYTSPSTPVQGKITRILVGPEASKDKLKSSLGELNSLSGLNGVIMNYSVN, from the coding sequence GTGGCGAGTAAGTTTCAGAACCGATTAGTTGGCACGATTGTACTGGTGGCGCTGGGGGTTATCGTGCTGCCAGGGCTGCTGGACGGCCAGAAAAAACATTATCAGGATGAGTTCGCCGCGATCCCCCTGGTGCCGAAGCCTGGCGATCGCGATGAGCCGGATATGCTGCCTGCCGCGACGCAGGCGCTGCCGTCTCAGCCGCCGGAAGGCGCGGCGGAAGAGGTAAGGGCCGGTAACGCGGTGACGTCATCGATAGACACCACGCGACTGCCTGCCGACACCGGCGCGGAGCTCGACGATGTGCCGGTGACGCCGGTGAAACCCAAAGCGACGGAGCCTGCCAGAACGCGTCCCGCCGACAAGCCGCAGAGCAAACCGCAGCGTGATAAAACCGACGAACAGCTCGCGATGGTGAGCGAGGCCGAAGCGCCTGCGAAACCAGAGCCCGCCAAAACCACGCCGCCGGAAAAAGCGCAGACGCCGCCTGCGGGTAAAGCGTATGTGGTGCAGCTTGGCGCGCTGAAAAACGCGGATAAAGTGAATGAGATTGTCGGTAAGCTGCGCTCGGCGGGCTACCGTGCCTATACGTCGCCGTCCACGCCAGTACAGGGGAAAATCACCCGTATTCTGGTCGGGCCGGAGGCGTCAAAGGACAAGCTTAAGTCGTCGCTTGGCGAGCTCAACAGCCTGTCAGGGCTTAACGGCGTGATAATGAACTACAGCGTGAATTAA
- the folC gene encoding bifunctional tetrahydrofolate synthase/dihydrofolate synthase, which yields MEKQQLPQATSPLATWLSYLENLHGKTIDMGLVRVSRVAAALDVVKPAPFVFTVAGTNGKGTTCRTLEAVLMAAGYRVGVYSSPHLVRYTERVRVQGEELAESQHTAAFAEIEAARGETSLTYFEYGTLSALWLFKQAQLDVVILEVGLGGRLDATNLVDCDVAVVTSIALDHTDWLGPDRESIGREKAGIFRPGKPAVVGETDMPQTIAQVAQETGARLLRVNAAWRYTVTGDSWRFSDERGELLDLPLPQVPQPNAATALAALRASGLAISEQAIRDGIARATLPGRFQIVSEAPRIILDVAHNPHAAGYLAQRLAQSPSAGRVLAVIGMLHDKDIAGTLACLERVVDSWYCAPLDGPRGARAEALAEHLQASAVFDSVAQAWHAALADAQPADTLLVCGSFHTVAAVMEEMDAGRRGGE from the coding sequence ATGGAAAAGCAACAGCTTCCCCAAGCCACGTCGCCTCTGGCCACGTGGCTTTCTTATCTGGAAAACCTGCACGGCAAGACCATCGATATGGGCCTTGTGCGCGTCTCACGCGTGGCGGCGGCGCTGGACGTTGTGAAACCCGCGCCTTTTGTGTTTACCGTCGCAGGCACTAACGGCAAAGGCACCACCTGCCGCACGCTCGAAGCAGTGCTGATGGCCGCGGGCTACCGCGTGGGCGTCTACAGCTCGCCGCATCTGGTGCGCTATACCGAGCGCGTGCGCGTGCAGGGCGAAGAACTGGCTGAAAGCCAGCACACCGCTGCGTTTGCAGAAATAGAAGCCGCGCGCGGCGAGACCTCACTCACTTATTTCGAATACGGCACGCTTTCCGCACTGTGGCTGTTTAAGCAGGCGCAGCTCGATGTCGTTATCCTCGAAGTGGGGCTCGGCGGTCGCCTTGACGCCACCAACCTGGTGGACTGCGATGTGGCGGTCGTCACCAGCATCGCGCTCGATCATACCGACTGGCTGGGGCCGGATCGCGAAAGCATCGGGCGTGAGAAAGCCGGGATTTTCCGCCCTGGCAAACCGGCGGTGGTGGGCGAAACCGATATGCCGCAGACTATCGCGCAGGTGGCGCAGGAGACAGGCGCGCGGCTGCTGCGCGTTAACGCCGCCTGGCGCTATACGGTCACGGGCGATAGCTGGCGCTTTAGCGACGAGCGCGGCGAACTGCTTGATCTTCCGCTGCCGCAGGTGCCGCAGCCGAATGCCGCGACGGCGCTTGCGGCGCTGCGCGCAAGCGGCCTTGCGATAAGCGAGCAGGCGATCCGCGACGGCATTGCGCGCGCCACGCTGCCGGGACGTTTTCAGATAGTGAGCGAGGCCCCGCGGATTATCCTGGATGTGGCGCATAATCCGCACGCGGCGGGTTATCTGGCGCAGCGTCTCGCGCAGTCGCCGTCGGCCGGGCGCGTGCTGGCGGTCATCGGCATGCTGCATGATAAAGATATCGCCGGAACGCTCGCCTGTCTGGAGAGGGTGGTGGATAGCTGGTATTGTGCCCCTCTGGACGGGCCGCGCGGCGCCCGCGCCGAAGCGCTTGCGGAACATCTGCAGGCCAGCGCGGTCTTTGATAGCGTGGCGCAGGCCTGGCATGCGGCGCTGGCCGATGCGCAGCCCGCCGATACGCTACTGGTATGCGGGTCGTTTCATACCGTAGCCGCGGTAATGGAAGAGATGGACGCGGGGAGACGAGGTGGCGAGTAA
- the accD gene encoding acetyl-CoA carboxylase, carboxyltransferase subunit beta has translation MSWIERILNKSNITPTRRANIPEGVWTKCDSCGQVLYRAELERNLEVCPKCDHHMRMAARDRLHSLLDEGSLVELGSELEPKDVLKFKDSKKYKDRLASAQKETGEKDALIVMKGTLHGMPVVAAAFEFAFMGGSMGSVVGARFVRAVEQALEDNCPLICFSASGGARMQEALMSLMQMAKTSAALAKMQERGLPYISVLTDPTMGGVSASFAMLGDLNIAEPKALIGFAGPRVIEQTVREKLPAGFQRSEFLIEKGAIDMIVRRPELRLKLASVLAKLMNLPAPSPDAPREAVVVPPVPEQDQEA, from the coding sequence ATGAGCTGGATTGAACGAATTCTCAATAAAAGCAATATTACTCCCACTCGCCGAGCGAACATCCCGGAAGGGGTGTGGACCAAGTGCGACAGCTGCGGACAGGTTCTCTACCGCGCCGAACTGGAGCGTAACCTTGAGGTTTGCCCGAAGTGCGATCACCACATGCGCATGGCCGCGCGCGACCGTCTGCACAGCCTGTTAGACGAAGGTTCGCTGGTGGAACTGGGCAGTGAGCTTGAGCCGAAAGATGTGCTGAAGTTCAAAGATTCCAAAAAATACAAGGACCGTCTGGCGAGCGCCCAGAAGGAAACCGGCGAGAAAGACGCGCTAATCGTGATGAAAGGCACCCTGCACGGGATGCCGGTTGTCGCGGCGGCGTTTGAGTTCGCCTTTATGGGCGGCTCGATGGGTTCTGTCGTCGGCGCACGTTTCGTGCGTGCGGTCGAGCAGGCGCTTGAAGACAACTGCCCGCTCATCTGCTTCTCCGCCTCCGGCGGCGCGCGTATGCAGGAAGCGCTGATGTCGCTGATGCAGATGGCGAAAACCTCTGCGGCGCTGGCCAAAATGCAGGAGCGCGGTCTGCCGTACATCTCCGTGCTGACCGACCCGACTATGGGCGGCGTCTCGGCAAGCTTCGCGATGCTTGGCGATCTTAACATCGCTGAGCCGAAAGCCCTGATAGGCTTCGCCGGTCCGCGTGTTATCGAGCAGACCGTACGTGAAAAACTGCCGGCTGGCTTCCAGCGCAGTGAATTCCTGATCGAAAAAGGCGCTATCGATATGATCGTGCGTCGTCCGGAACTGCGTCTTAAGCTTGCAAGCGTTCTGGCGAAGCTCATGAACCTCCCGGCGCCGAGCCCGGACGCGCCGCGTGAAGCGGTCGTCGTGCCGCCGGTCCCGGAACAGGATCAAGAGGCCTGA
- a CDS encoding DedA family protein produces MDIIRFLIDFILHIDVHLAELVAQYGIWVYAILFLILFCETGLVVTPFLPGDSLLFVAGALSALPSNDLNVHLMVTLMVIAAILGDAVNYTIGRLFGAKLFSNPDSKIFRQSYLDKTHAFYERHGGKTIILARFVPIVRTFAPFVAGMGHMSYRHFALFNVIGALLWVLLFTYAGYFFGAMPFLQDNLKLFIVMIIIVSVLPGIFEVVRHKRAAARQAK; encoded by the coding sequence ATGGACATTATTCGCTTTCTGATTGATTTTATTTTACATATCGACGTGCACCTGGCGGAGCTGGTGGCACAGTACGGCATCTGGGTTTACGCGATCCTGTTCCTGATCCTGTTTTGCGAAACGGGGCTGGTGGTGACGCCGTTTTTGCCAGGCGATTCGCTGCTGTTCGTCGCCGGCGCGCTCTCTGCACTGCCGTCAAACGATCTTAACGTGCATCTGATGGTCACGCTGATGGTCATTGCCGCTATTCTTGGTGATGCGGTGAACTACACGATAGGCCGTTTGTTTGGCGCTAAACTTTTCAGCAATCCGGATTCCAAAATCTTCCGGCAGAGCTATCTTGATAAAACGCATGCGTTTTATGAACGCCACGGCGGCAAAACCATTATTCTCGCCCGCTTCGTGCCGATCGTGCGCACCTTCGCGCCGTTCGTCGCCGGGATGGGACATATGTCCTACCGCCATTTTGCCCTGTTTAATGTGATTGGCGCGCTGCTGTGGGTCCTGCTGTTTACCTACGCGGGCTACTTCTTTGGCGCGATGCCGTTCCTTCAGGACAATCTGAAGCTGTTTATCGTGATGATTATTATCGTCTCTGTATTGCCGGGCATTTTTGAAGTGGTGCGTCACAAACGCGCCGCGGCACGCCAGGCAAAATAA